One window from the genome of Garra rufa chromosome 1, GarRuf1.0, whole genome shotgun sequence encodes:
- the LOC141324472 gene encoding transmembrane protein 238, producing the protein MEAAPGGLGRCSCAFWLAVAFDVLGLVILLLGVFGDLFFYDFLIYAGAIIIFLSLIWWVFWYTGNIEVPPEELEDDVGLLKKGRGLAGVVRRFSTRLSSGIRNSLRRNGGPRGQNAAPGQAKHRRDGSQVPVAFAMTSQDNVSTVSATVTGTETQAI; encoded by the coding sequence ATGGAGGCAGCGCCGGGCGGTCTCGGGCGCTGTTCGTGCGCGTTCTGGCTTGCGGTGGCTTTCGACGTTCTTGGTCTGGTCATATTATTGCTCGGCGTCTTTGGAGACTTATTTTTCTACGACTTCTTGATATACGCAGGAGCCATTATCATTTTCCTGAGTCTCATCTGGTGGGTTTTCTGGTACACGGGTAACATTGAGGTGCCCCCCGAGGAGCTTGAGGATGATGTGGGTTTGCTGAAGAAGGGCAGAGGTCTGGCAGGGGTGGTCAGGAGGTTCTCCACCCGCCTCTCGAGCGGAATCAGAAACTCTTTGAGGAGAAATGGGGGACCCCGTGGTCAAAATGCAGCGCCCGGTCAAGCAAAGCACAGAAGAGATGGCAGTCAAGTACCAGTGGCTTTCGCAATGACCTCTCAGGATAATGTGAGCACTGTGTCTGCGACAGTGACCGGAACAGAAACACAGGCCATATGA